The Candidatus Peregrinibacteria bacterium genome includes the window CAAAAGAAATGGAGGAATCTCTTCGAGGAGTTCTTTCTTGACAAAAAGTCCGCCGGTTCCGCTAGGAGCGCCCATTTTATGACCAGTGAAAAATGCTGCGTCAACTCCAAGCTTGGAGAGATTTATCGGAAAATGCGGAGCGCTTTGACAGATGTCGAGAAAAGTTTTCGCGCGATTTTTTTTTGCCATTTTCACAATTTCTTGGACAGGGAAAATTTGTCCTGTGACGTTTGAAACGTGGGGAAAGGCGACAATTTTTGTTTTTGGAGAAACAGCTTTTGTAAAATTGTCAGGAGAAAAAACTCCTTTTGAGTTTGGCTCTACAAATTTCAAAATGACTTTTCTTTGTTCTCCAATTCTGAGCCACGGAACAAAATTCGCATGATGATCGGCAACCGTGATAATGACTTCATCGCCACTCTGCAGGAATTTTTCACTGAATGATGAAATAAAAAGATTCGCTGCTTCAGTTCCGTTTTTTGTAAACACAATTTCATTTTTTTCGACTCCAAAAAAATTAGAAATTTTTTCTCGCGCTTCATCAAACAGTCTGGTCGCCTCAAGGGAAAGTGCATAAAGTCCGCGATGAATATTTGCATATTTTTTTTCATAGACTTCTCGAACGGCATCAAGCACAACTTTCGGTTTTTGAGCCGAAGCTGCGGAGTCTAAAAAGACGAGGTCCGGAAAGTGAGAAAATATAGGGAAACGTGATTTCATGTGAAAAGATGGAGAATAATTTTGAATTTTGAATTCTAAATTTTGAATTAGTTCTAATTCTAAACAAAAAAACATTCAAACTAATATATCCATTGTAAAAATTAAGATTTAGCGGATCAAGTTATGACTGGAAAAATTCAAAATTCAAAATTTAGAATTCAAAATTATTCTCAGTATTTTAAAAACCCATCCAGCAGCAACTTCTTTCCCTCCTCTCGATTTATCCCTCTGCTTTCGAGGTAAAAATACATTTCTTCGTCAAAAGGAGTAATTGATGCTGAGTGGCTTGCTTCAGCCACATTTTCTGTCTCTACCCGTAAAATTGGAAGCGCTTTTACGGTCGCGTTTGGAGAAAGAAGCACCACTTTCTCTCGAAGGGTAACTGCTCCTTCTTTCGAATTCTTCGTAAGAATTCCGTTCCCGCTGAGTTCAAGAAAAGAATTTCCATCGGCAACGCCTTTCAGATCAAGAGATGCTGTCTGTGAGCTTCCTTTGCAATGAACAAAAATTTTCCATTCTTTTTTATCGCTTTTCTGTGTCGTGAGGATTCCTCGAATATACACTTTTGCATTATTACCATCCAGAAAAATGTGGAGCTCAAAATTACGAGATCCAGAAAGAGTGTCCGAAAGGAAAATTTCACTTTCTTCGTCTTGTAAAAGTTTTATCGTTTTTTCTCCCGATGGTGATTCGAATTTAAAATTCAAAATTCAAAATTTAAAATTTAAAATTTACCCTACCGATCCCTCCATTTCCATTTCAATCAGCCGATTGAGTTCTACCGCATATTCGAGTGGCAAAGTTTTAATAATTTCTTCCAAAAATCCATTCATAATAATTCCCTTTGCTTCCTCTTCCGTCAGCCCGCGTGATTCCAAATAAAAAAGAACTTCTTCTGAAATTTTTCCGGCGCTTGCTTCATGTGTTATGCTTGCGTTTTCTGATGCATTTTTAATTGTTGGGACGGTATCGCTCGTCGATTTCCCAAAGAGAAGGGCATCACACTCTATATTTACCATCGCATTTTTTGCTGTTTTTTTTACATCCACAAGTCCACGGTACGTCGAAATGCCTCCTGCCTTTGAAATACTTTT containing:
- a CDS encoding cysteine desulfurase, whose amino-acid sequence is MKSRFPIFSHFPDLVFLDSAASAQKPKVVLDAVREVYEKKYANIHRGLYALSLEATRLFDEAREKISNFFGVEKNEIVFTKNGTEAANLFISSFSEKFLQSGDEVIITVADHHANFVPWLRIGEQRKVILKFVEPNSKGVFSPDNFTKAVSPKTKIVAFPHVSNVTGQIFPVQEIVKMAKKNRAKTFLDICQSAPHFPINLSKLGVDAAFFTGHKMGAPSGTGGLFVKKELLEEIPPFLLGGDMVDTVSQKGFTMLRSPQKFEAGTPAIAEIIGLGITCDFLNGIGLQKIRDHEKELLKYALQLFEKELPNFHILGTKDVEMRSGLISCIHPKIHPHDIAQFLDTKNICVRSGLHCAEPIHQFLNLKNGSVRASFWMYNEKEDVEKLVEGLKEAENLFARE
- a CDS encoding SufD family Fe-S cluster assembly protein; this encodes MNFKFESPSGEKTIKLLQDEESEIFLSDTLSGSRNFELHIFLDGNNAKVYIRGILTTQKSDKKEWKIFVHCKGSSQTASLDLKGVADGNSFLELSGNGILTKNSKEGAVTLREKVVLLSPNATVKALPILRVETENVAEASHSASITPFDEEMYFYLESRGINREEGKKLLLDGFLKY